From the Arthrobacter sp. PM3 genome, one window contains:
- the mmsB gene encoding 3-hydroxyisobutyrate dehydrogenase — MAVIAWIGLGNMGGSMSVNLAKAGHEVRGFDLNDEAVAAVGAGGVSPAASIAEAVAGADVVFTMLPKGEHARAVYLGGDGVLAHADTRTLLVDSSTIDIASAQALHDAAAAAGFRFVDAPVSGGMSGAKAATLTFMVGGEAGAVADATEYIRPMAANIIPTGGATTGQAAKICNNLMLFINLASTAEGAVLADRLGLDKQVFWDIASVSSGDSWALRTWYPVAGVVPTAASNNDFAPTFTTELANKDIGLAISAARDTGTPLELGEHVQQLFQRLIDSGQSGSDCSAIVKLVDGSLESAN, encoded by the coding sequence ATGGCAGTTATCGCCTGGATCGGACTGGGAAACATGGGCGGGTCCATGTCGGTGAACCTGGCCAAAGCCGGACATGAGGTCCGCGGCTTTGACCTCAACGATGAAGCGGTGGCCGCCGTGGGGGCCGGGGGAGTCAGTCCGGCCGCCAGCATCGCCGAGGCCGTGGCGGGAGCCGACGTCGTCTTCACCATGCTCCCCAAAGGCGAACACGCCCGTGCCGTTTACCTCGGCGGCGACGGCGTGCTGGCCCACGCGGACACCCGGACGCTGCTGGTGGATTCCTCCACGATCGATATCGCCTCCGCGCAGGCCCTGCACGACGCCGCTGCTGCCGCCGGCTTCCGCTTTGTCGACGCGCCGGTCTCGGGCGGGATGAGCGGGGCCAAAGCCGCCACCTTGACGTTCATGGTCGGCGGCGAGGCCGGTGCCGTCGCGGACGCCACCGAATACATCCGCCCGATGGCGGCCAACATCATCCCGACCGGCGGCGCCACGACCGGGCAGGCCGCCAAGATCTGCAACAACCTGATGCTCTTCATCAACCTCGCCTCCACGGCGGAGGGCGCCGTGCTCGCGGACCGGCTCGGCCTGGACAAACAGGTGTTCTGGGACATCGCCTCCGTTTCCTCCGGCGACAGCTGGGCCCTGCGCACCTGGTACCCCGTGGCCGGCGTCGTGCCCACCGCGGCCTCAAACAACGACTTCGCCCCGACCTTCACCACCGAACTGGCCAACAAGGACATCGGCTTGGCGATCAGCGCGGCGCGGGACACCGGCACGCCGCTGGAACTCGGCGAGCACGTCCAACAGCTCTTCCAGCGGCTCATCGACTCCGGCCAGTCCGGCAGCGACTGCTCCGCGATCGTCAAGCTCGTCGACGGCTCGCTTGAGTCCGCCAACTAG
- a CDS encoding CoA-acylating methylmalonate-semialdehyde dehydrogenase: protein MERIPHVINGALISDAERYGPVFNPATGEQEKEVALASAARVEEAIAAARAALPGWRATSLARRTAIFFKVRELLLQRRPELAALLTSEHGKVLSDAEGEITRGLENIEFATGLSHMLKGERSEQVSGGVDVHSVRQPVGVVACITPFNFPAMVPLWMIGSALACGNTVLLKPSEKDPSAAVFIAQVFAEAGLPAGVLNVVHGDKEAVDVLLEHPDVKAVSFVGSTPIAQSIYKRAADHGKRVQALGGAKNHMVVLPDADLNMAADAAVSAAYGSAGERCMAVSVLVAVGAIADDLVRAITARMATLKIGPGTDPASQMGPLITAEHRDKVASYVAGAADEGASVVVDGRDQSFDSNGFFLGVSLIDHVKPGMKVYDDEIFGPVLSVVRVETYADAVKLVNDNEFGNGVAIFTRDGGAARQFEFDVEAGMVGVNVPIPVPVGTFSFGGWKSSLFGDTHMYGPESIRFYTRGKVVTTRWPDPSTSVIDLGFPQVD, encoded by the coding sequence ATCGAACGCATCCCGCACGTCATCAACGGCGCCCTCATTTCCGACGCCGAACGCTACGGCCCGGTCTTCAACCCGGCCACCGGCGAACAGGAAAAAGAAGTCGCGCTGGCCTCCGCAGCCCGCGTCGAGGAAGCCATCGCCGCGGCCCGCGCCGCGCTGCCCGGCTGGCGGGCGACGAGCCTGGCCCGGCGCACCGCCATCTTCTTCAAGGTCCGCGAACTGCTCCTGCAGCGCCGGCCGGAGCTGGCGGCCCTGCTGACCAGCGAACACGGCAAGGTCCTCTCCGACGCCGAAGGCGAGATCACCCGCGGCCTGGAGAACATCGAATTCGCCACCGGCCTGTCCCACATGCTCAAGGGGGAGCGTTCCGAACAGGTCTCCGGCGGCGTCGACGTCCACTCGGTCCGCCAGCCGGTCGGCGTCGTCGCCTGCATCACCCCGTTCAACTTCCCCGCCATGGTGCCGCTGTGGATGATCGGCAGCGCGCTGGCCTGCGGCAACACCGTCCTGCTCAAACCCAGCGAGAAGGACCCCTCCGCCGCCGTCTTCATTGCCCAGGTCTTCGCCGAGGCCGGCCTGCCCGCCGGCGTCCTCAACGTGGTCCACGGCGACAAGGAAGCCGTGGACGTGCTCCTGGAACACCCCGATGTCAAGGCCGTGAGCTTCGTGGGATCGACGCCGATCGCGCAGTCCATCTACAAGCGCGCCGCCGACCACGGCAAACGGGTCCAGGCCCTAGGCGGGGCCAAGAACCACATGGTGGTCCTGCCGGATGCGGACCTCAACATGGCCGCCGACGCCGCCGTCTCGGCCGCCTACGGCTCCGCGGGGGAGCGCTGCATGGCCGTCAGCGTGCTGGTGGCCGTCGGCGCCATTGCCGATGACCTCGTCCGTGCCATTACCGCCAGGATGGCCACGTTGAAGATCGGGCCCGGCACGGATCCGGCGTCCCAGATGGGCCCGCTGATCACGGCGGAACACCGCGACAAAGTGGCCTCGTACGTCGCCGGCGCCGCGGACGAGGGCGCCTCAGTGGTGGTGGACGGCCGGGACCAGTCGTTCGACTCGAACGGCTTCTTCCTCGGCGTCAGCCTGATCGACCACGTCAAGCCCGGCATGAAGGTCTACGACGACGAGATCTTCGGCCCCGTCCTCTCTGTGGTCCGCGTGGAAACCTACGCCGACGCCGTCAAGCTCGTCAACGACAACGAGTTCGGCAACGGCGTGGCCATTTTCACCCGGGACGGCGGCGCCGCCCGGCAGTTCGAGTTCGACGTCGAGGCCGGCATGGTGGGCGTGAACGTGCCGATCCCGGTGCCGGTGGGCACCTTCTCCTTCGGCGGCTGGAAGAGTTCGCTGTTCGGTGACACCCACATGTACGGCCCGGAGAGCATCCGGTTCTATACCCGCGGCAAGGTGGTCACCACCCGCTGGCCGGACCCGTCCACCTCGGTGATCGACCTCGGCTTCCCCCAGGTCGACTGA
- a CDS encoding SGNH/GDSL hydrolase family protein codes for MENSSDTSADAVVTHPWTRYVAMGDSFTEGIGDPEPASPGGHRGWADRVAEELSRGHNDFAYANLAVRGRLLQQIVDQQMAHCLSLKPDLVTLSAGGNDLIRPGGDPDALAEKLDSVVQILSLGGATVVLFNGPDTGSTVLGRIRSKVAIYNENLRTIAARHDAVIADMWSLRQLNDPQMWDADRLHFSPLGHHTIAAMVLDSLNVAHTLEPLSPKPLPPRSWREARSGDLVWAREYFVPWVIRRLRHRSSGDGVTAKRPLAGPVFGPGVPLGSGEGPRGNEPGTEPVIETVNEPGHAGARQLKGPVL; via the coding sequence ATGGAAAATTCATCGGACACGTCCGCGGACGCCGTCGTAACGCATCCGTGGACCCGCTATGTGGCCATGGGCGACTCCTTCACCGAGGGCATCGGCGATCCGGAACCGGCGAGCCCGGGCGGCCACCGCGGCTGGGCCGACAGGGTCGCCGAGGAACTCAGCCGCGGACACAACGATTTCGCGTACGCCAACCTGGCTGTCCGCGGCCGGCTCCTGCAGCAGATCGTGGACCAGCAGATGGCCCACTGCCTGTCCCTCAAGCCGGACCTCGTCACGCTTTCGGCTGGCGGCAACGACCTCATCCGCCCGGGCGGCGACCCGGACGCACTGGCCGAAAAGCTCGATTCGGTGGTGCAGATCCTGAGCCTGGGCGGCGCCACCGTGGTCCTGTTCAACGGCCCCGACACCGGGTCCACGGTGCTGGGTCGGATCCGCAGCAAGGTGGCCATCTACAACGAGAACCTGCGCACCATCGCCGCCCGCCACGACGCCGTGATCGCGGACATGTGGTCCCTGCGGCAGCTCAATGACCCGCAGATGTGGGACGCGGACCGGCTGCACTTCTCCCCCCTGGGCCATCACACGATCGCGGCGATGGTGCTCGACTCGCTGAACGTCGCCCACACGCTCGAGCCGCTCTCCCCCAAGCCGCTGCCGCCGCGAAGCTGGCGGGAGGCCCGCAGCGGGGACCTGGTGTGGGCCAGGGAGTACTTTGTCCCCTGGGTGATCCGGCGGCTGCGGCACCGCTCCTCCGGCGACGGTGTGACGGCCAAGCGGCCCCTCGCCGGCCCGGTGTTCGGCCCCGGCGTCCCGCTGGGTTCCGGCGAAGGCCCCCGCGGCAATGAACCCGGCACTGAACCTGTTATTGAAACCGTCAATGAGCCGGGCCACGCAGGGGCCCGGCAGCTGAAAGGCCCCGTACTGTGA
- a CDS encoding alpha/beta hydrolase, translating into MTHADAFPAPVVLWSKPEQERAGKPLLVLLHGYGANEQDLLSLADMLPQDFAVASLRAPIAMGPGFSWFPLTASIDYSLDAVKEAAAYVLDWLDGVKANHPSVTLLGFSMGMAMATTLLRQRPADFAAVVGLSGFVVDAAGDPAFRDAELDGTVPLFWGRDQQDPVITPDKIDFTVGWVRRHVKLTKVLYTGMWHGINQQEIGHVAEFLTHEVLDSGK; encoded by the coding sequence ATGACTCACGCTGATGCCTTCCCTGCCCCTGTCGTCCTGTGGTCCAAGCCGGAGCAGGAGCGCGCGGGCAAGCCGCTCCTTGTCCTGCTGCACGGCTACGGCGCCAACGAACAGGATCTGCTCAGCCTGGCGGACATGCTCCCGCAGGACTTTGCGGTGGCTTCCCTGCGTGCCCCCATCGCCATGGGGCCGGGGTTCAGCTGGTTCCCGCTGACCGCCTCCATCGACTATTCGCTCGACGCCGTCAAGGAGGCCGCCGCCTACGTCCTGGACTGGCTCGACGGCGTCAAAGCCAACCACCCGTCCGTCACGCTGCTGGGGTTCTCGATGGGCATGGCCATGGCCACCACGCTGCTGCGGCAGCGGCCGGCGGACTTCGCCGCCGTCGTCGGACTCTCAGGGTTCGTAGTCGACGCCGCCGGCGATCCTGCCTTCCGTGACGCCGAACTCGACGGTACCGTGCCGCTGTTCTGGGGCCGTGACCAGCAGGACCCCGTGATCACACCCGACAAGATCGACTTCACCGTCGGTTGGGTGCGCCGGCACGTCAAGCTCACCAAGGTCCTCTACACGGGCATGTGGCACGGCATCAACCAGCAGGAAATCGGGCACGTCGCCGAGTTCCTCACCCACGAGGTCCTCGACTCCGGAAAGTAG
- a CDS encoding RNA-binding S4 domain-containing protein — MSNPEIEDIPIRDTMIRLGQLLKLANLVEDGVEAADLIKNGLVKVNGEIDERRGRQLHDGDTVTVNGQTVRISAPSGV; from the coding sequence ATGAGCAATCCGGAAATTGAAGACATCCCCATCCGCGACACCATGATCCGGCTGGGCCAGCTGCTGAAGCTCGCCAACCTCGTGGAGGACGGGGTGGAAGCGGCCGACCTGATCAAGAACGGGCTGGTCAAGGTGAACGGCGAAATCGACGAACGCCGCGGCCGCCAGCTTCACGATGGCGACACCGTCACCGTGAACGGCCAGACCGTCCGGATCAGCGCGCCTTCGGGCGTGTAG
- a CDS encoding DMT family transporter: protein MTHTPRLPLAAGLPLAVAAGLFIPLQGRINGALGVALGDGIGAAVVSFSTGLAVMTVISLALPKGRAGLARILPAVRERRFPPYYVLAGCIGALFVFAQSFTVGLLGVALFTVATVTGQTLSGLLVDRMGIGPAGKRPITGIRVLGSALTVAAVAWAVSPRFSTGDAGLQLLLPVMLPVLAGFLMSFQQAMNGTATVHYGTPIAATLVNFIAGAVLLWAAWLVKLAVAGAANPLPGQWWYYLGGPLGCVFIGIGALLVRSLGVLVTGLGMIAGQLLGSLGLDLILPVPGTAVALPTVLGTFLTLGAIILATLPWPRGALKR from the coding sequence ATGACCCACACACCCCGGCTGCCCCTCGCCGCGGGGCTTCCCCTGGCCGTCGCGGCCGGCCTGTTCATACCGCTGCAAGGGCGGATCAACGGTGCCCTCGGGGTGGCCTTGGGCGACGGCATCGGCGCCGCCGTCGTCAGCTTCAGCACCGGGCTCGCCGTCATGACGGTCATTTCCCTGGCGCTGCCGAAGGGACGGGCCGGGCTGGCGCGGATCCTGCCGGCCGTCCGGGAGCGCCGGTTTCCGCCGTACTACGTCCTGGCCGGTTGTATCGGCGCCCTGTTCGTGTTTGCCCAGTCCTTCACTGTGGGGCTTCTCGGCGTCGCCCTGTTCACCGTCGCCACCGTGACGGGGCAGACCCTCAGCGGGCTTTTGGTGGACCGGATGGGGATCGGGCCGGCGGGGAAGCGGCCCATCACCGGCATCCGGGTGCTCGGCAGTGCGCTGACCGTCGCCGCCGTCGCGTGGGCGGTGTCACCGAGGTTCAGCACCGGGGACGCCGGACTGCAACTGCTCCTTCCCGTCATGCTGCCGGTCCTGGCCGGGTTCCTGATGAGTTTCCAGCAGGCCATGAACGGGACCGCCACCGTGCATTACGGCACCCCGATCGCGGCGACGCTCGTGAACTTCATCGCCGGCGCCGTCCTGCTGTGGGCGGCGTGGCTCGTCAAACTCGCTGTCGCCGGTGCCGCCAACCCCCTGCCGGGGCAATGGTGGTACTACCTCGGCGGTCCGCTCGGCTGTGTCTTCATCGGCATCGGCGCCCTCCTGGTCCGCAGCCTGGGGGTCCTGGTCACCGGACTCGGGATGATCGCCGGGCAGCTGCTGGGGTCCCTCGGACTGGACCTGATCCTGCCGGTGCCCGGAACCGCCGTCGCCCTTCCCACGGTCCTCGGCACCTTCCTGACGCTCGGCGCCATCATCCTGGCCACCCTGCCCTGGCCCCGGGGGGCGCTGAAGCGGTAG
- a CDS encoding glycine--tRNA ligase — protein sequence MAAKSVLDQIISLAKRRGFVFQAGEIYGGSRSAWDYGPLGAELKENIKRQWWQSVVRGREDVVGLDSSVILPRQVWEASGHVEVFSDPLVECLSCHKRYRADHLEEEYEEKKGRPAENGLKDIACANCGTRGQWTEPQEFSGLLKTYLGPVASEEGLHYLRPETAQGIFVNFSNVLTTSRKKPPFGIGQIGKSFRNEITPGNFIFRTREFEQMEMEFFVEPGTDEQWHQYWMKERMAWYTGLGIREENLRFFEHPLEKLSHYSKGTTDIEYRFGFQGSEWGELEGIANRTDFDLSTHAKASGADLSYFNQATNERYTPYVIEPAAGLTRSFMAFMIDAYTEDEAPNAKGGVDIRTVLKLDPRLAPVKAAVLPLSRNEDLSPKAKDLAAQLRKSWNIEFDDAGAIGRRYRRQDEIGTPFCITVDFDTLEDQAVTIRERDTMSQERVSLDKVEGYLAARLIGA from the coding sequence ATGGCAGCAAAATCCGTCCTCGATCAGATCATTTCCCTCGCCAAGCGCCGGGGATTCGTTTTCCAGGCCGGTGAAATCTATGGTGGCTCGCGTTCTGCCTGGGACTACGGGCCGCTTGGCGCCGAGCTCAAGGAAAACATCAAGCGCCAGTGGTGGCAGTCCGTGGTCCGCGGCCGCGAGGACGTCGTCGGCCTTGATTCCTCCGTCATCCTGCCCCGCCAGGTCTGGGAGGCCTCCGGCCACGTCGAGGTCTTCTCCGACCCGCTGGTGGAGTGCCTGTCCTGCCACAAGCGCTACCGTGCCGACCACCTCGAGGAAGAATACGAGGAAAAGAAGGGCCGTCCCGCCGAGAACGGCCTCAAGGACATCGCCTGCGCCAACTGTGGCACCCGCGGCCAGTGGACCGAACCGCAGGAATTCTCGGGCCTGCTCAAGACTTACCTTGGCCCCGTCGCCAGCGAGGAAGGCCTGCACTATCTGCGTCCGGAAACGGCCCAGGGCATCTTCGTGAACTTCAGCAACGTCCTGACCACCTCCCGGAAGAAGCCTCCGTTCGGCATCGGCCAGATCGGCAAGTCGTTCCGCAACGAGATCACGCCGGGCAACTTCATCTTCCGCACCCGCGAGTTCGAGCAGATGGAAATGGAATTCTTCGTCGAGCCCGGCACCGACGAGCAGTGGCACCAGTACTGGATGAAAGAGCGCATGGCCTGGTACACGGGCCTCGGCATCCGGGAAGAGAACCTGCGCTTCTTCGAGCACCCGCTGGAGAAGCTCAGCCACTACTCCAAGGGCACCACGGACATCGAGTACCGTTTCGGCTTCCAGGGCTCGGAGTGGGGCGAGCTCGAAGGCATCGCCAACCGCACCGACTTTGACCTCTCCACCCACGCCAAGGCCTCCGGCGCGGACCTGAGCTACTTCAACCAGGCCACCAACGAGCGCTACACCCCCTACGTGATCGAGCCCGCCGCCGGCCTGACCCGGTCGTTCATGGCCTTCATGATCGATGCCTACACCGAGGACGAGGCCCCCAACGCCAAGGGCGGTGTCGACATCCGCACCGTGCTCAAGCTTGATCCCCGCCTGGCCCCGGTGAAGGCAGCCGTGCTGCCGCTGAGCCGCAACGAGGACCTCTCGCCGAAGGCCAAGGACCTTGCCGCCCAGCTGCGCAAGAGCTGGAACATCGAGTTCGACGACGCCGGCGCCATCGGCCGCCGCTACCGCCGCCAGGACGAGATCGGCACGCCGTTCTGCATCACCGTGGACTTCGACACCCTCGAGGACCAGGCTGTCACCATCCGTGAACGCGACACCATGAGCCAGGAACGCGTCTCCCTGGACAAGGTGGAGGGCTACCTGGCCGCGCGGCTGATCGGCGCCTGA
- a CDS encoding GNAT family N-acetyltransferase produces the protein MAIEYREWREGDDLALLEIWGGPETVQAGQFRGTLAPSGNTPWRRCIVAEDVVDGVAIPVAAAVVHEASLHPERLWAYVEVAKDHRRAGLGSTLLSMLRHEAAKSPSGVTRLRCKVEPGTAGAAFAEAAGMAPIQRSRLVVVDPAPLKLPVFGDGSESAATDQVEDLATGSVELSDVVGRYYTAVHGWDSPGELSVATVQRLFLDDLSGAHGAIVLRAPKASAFGHGIAASRKGRLEGFAISYAQGTPEADADASAPAGPTAPTEVFLGHEPKLGEDEARAAVRDLLALIAYQHPVMLELDDAMTALRAVVEPLLEAGKAHVQGSETLVVSDPAQA, from the coding sequence ATGGCGATCGAATACCGGGAATGGCGGGAGGGCGACGACCTCGCGCTCCTGGAGATCTGGGGCGGGCCGGAGACAGTCCAGGCCGGGCAGTTCCGCGGCACCCTGGCACCGTCCGGCAACACCCCGTGGCGCCGCTGCATCGTGGCCGAGGATGTCGTGGACGGCGTCGCCATTCCCGTGGCGGCCGCCGTGGTCCATGAGGCCTCGCTGCACCCGGAACGGCTGTGGGCCTATGTGGAGGTGGCCAAGGACCACCGCCGCGCAGGCTTGGGCTCCACCCTGCTGAGCATGCTGCGGCATGAGGCGGCCAAGTCGCCGTCGGGCGTCACCCGGCTGCGCTGCAAGGTGGAGCCGGGCACGGCCGGCGCGGCGTTTGCCGAGGCCGCCGGCATGGCCCCGATCCAGCGGTCCCGCCTCGTCGTCGTGGATCCGGCGCCGCTGAAACTGCCGGTGTTCGGCGACGGCTCCGAATCTGCGGCCACCGACCAGGTCGAGGACCTCGCCACGGGCTCGGTGGAGCTCAGCGACGTCGTTGGCCGGTACTACACCGCCGTCCACGGCTGGGACAGCCCGGGGGAGCTGAGCGTTGCCACGGTGCAGCGCTTGTTCCTGGATGACCTCAGCGGCGCCCACGGCGCGATCGTGCTGCGGGCGCCCAAGGCCAGCGCCTTCGGGCACGGCATCGCGGCGAGCCGGAAGGGCCGGCTGGAGGGGTTCGCGATCAGTTACGCCCAGGGAACCCCGGAGGCCGACGCCGACGCCTCCGCCCCGGCCGGGCCCACTGCACCCACTGAGGTGTTCCTCGGGCACGAGCCGAAGCTCGGGGAGGACGAAGCCCGGGCCGCGGTGCGTGACCTCCTGGCGCTGATCGCCTACCAGCACCCGGTCATGCTGGAACTGGACGACGCGATGACCGCATTGCGCGCCGTCGTCGAACCGCTGCTTGAGGCCGGCAAGGCGCATGTCCAGGGCTCGGAAACGCTCGTCGTCTCGGACCCCGCCCAGGCCTGA
- a CDS encoding 1-acyl-sn-glycerol-3-phosphate acyltransferase, protein MNRRLPKWRPEPSDRFYRGIVRTGLALRWLFRVRVLVTGRENLPPPGPDTIPGPDTAARPGTFSRPSTGSRRPSRPVLPGHGAVVAITHFGYLDFAFAEMLLWWHNRAQMRFLITQGAADHWLAGPAVSAAGHVVVGYESGAHAYDAAVARLRAGEYIAILPEAGVSRSFTVRDCKTGAVRMASEAGVPIIPVSVWGAHRLMTRHHAFSPRRAWRAPVRIHVGEPILPESLPDPEHDARPATARLAAALQHGIDVGMADFPLQPGPGAWWMPAGLGGGAPTEEERRRLDAADGPRRAGGGRRTQN, encoded by the coding sequence ATGAACCGGCGGCTCCCGAAGTGGAGGCCGGAGCCCAGCGACCGCTTCTACCGCGGCATCGTCCGCACCGGACTGGCACTGCGCTGGCTCTTCCGGGTCCGTGTCCTCGTCACCGGCAGGGAGAACCTGCCGCCGCCGGGGCCGGACACCATACCGGGACCGGACACCGCGGCCAGGCCGGGCACCTTTTCCCGGCCGAGTACCGGATCCCGCCGCCCGTCCCGCCCGGTGCTGCCGGGCCACGGGGCGGTGGTCGCGATCACGCACTTCGGTTACCTCGACTTTGCCTTCGCCGAGATGCTGCTGTGGTGGCACAACCGTGCCCAGATGCGGTTCCTCATCACCCAGGGGGCAGCCGACCACTGGCTTGCCGGGCCCGCCGTCAGCGCGGCCGGGCATGTGGTGGTCGGCTACGAATCCGGCGCCCACGCCTACGATGCCGCCGTCGCACGACTCAGGGCCGGCGAGTACATCGCCATCCTTCCCGAGGCCGGCGTGAGCCGCAGCTTCACCGTCCGCGACTGCAAGACCGGCGCTGTGCGGATGGCATCGGAGGCCGGCGTGCCGATCATCCCCGTCTCCGTGTGGGGCGCCCACCGGCTGATGACGCGCCACCACGCTTTCTCGCCCCGGCGCGCGTGGCGGGCTCCCGTCCGCATCCACGTCGGCGAGCCGATCCTGCCGGAGTCCCTGCCCGATCCGGAGCATGACGCCCGGCCAGCCACCGCCCGGCTCGCCGCGGCCCTGCAACACGGGATCGACGTCGGCATGGCCGACTTTCCCCTGCAGCCCGGGCCCGGGGCCTGGTGGATGCCGGCCGGGCTCGGCGGGGGCGCGCCGACGGAAGAGGAACGGCGGCGCCTCGACGCGGCGGACGGTCCGCGGCGTGCCGGCGGCGGGCGCCGGACGCAAAACTGA
- a CDS encoding DUF1295 domain-containing protein has product MAPFPLAAFLASLPWVIAGLVVLLALTFAVAVRQNRHSVIDTVWGLGFVVVAAISWLLSAGHGDAGRRLLLLALVAVWGIRLAVHIGARARGGHEDPRYVDMLAAAPGSRNIYALRRVYLPQGLVMFFVSLTIQVGMFATGALGWLAFIGVLLWIVGFVFETVGDWQLAQFKADPARRGTVLNTGLWRYTRHPNYFGDAAVWAGLFLVAADSWPGVLTILSPALMIWALAGRTGKPLTEKAMSARPGYKEYIESTSGFLPLPPRRRAGGH; this is encoded by the coding sequence ATGGCGCCGTTCCCGCTGGCGGCCTTCCTCGCCAGCCTGCCGTGGGTGATCGCCGGGCTCGTGGTCCTGCTGGCCCTGACGTTTGCCGTCGCGGTCCGGCAGAACCGCCACTCGGTCATTGACACTGTCTGGGGCCTTGGCTTCGTGGTGGTGGCCGCAATCTCGTGGCTGCTTTCCGCCGGTCATGGCGACGCCGGCCGCAGGCTGCTGCTCCTGGCCCTCGTGGCCGTGTGGGGCATCCGCCTCGCGGTCCATATCGGGGCGCGGGCCCGCGGCGGCCATGAGGACCCGCGCTACGTGGACATGCTCGCCGCGGCACCCGGGTCGCGGAACATCTACGCCCTGCGCCGGGTGTACCTGCCTCAGGGCCTGGTGATGTTCTTCGTTTCGCTCACCATCCAGGTGGGCATGTTCGCGACCGGAGCGCTGGGCTGGCTGGCATTCATTGGGGTCCTGCTCTGGATTGTGGGCTTCGTGTTCGAGACGGTCGGGGACTGGCAGTTGGCGCAGTTCAAGGCCGACCCGGCCAGGCGCGGGACGGTGCTTAACACCGGGCTGTGGCGCTACACCCGCCACCCGAACTACTTCGGCGACGCCGCCGTCTGGGCGGGGCTCTTCCTGGTGGCCGCCGACTCGTGGCCCGGTGTCCTGACCATCCTGTCCCCCGCCCTGATGATCTGGGCCCTGGCGGGCCGGACCGGGAAACCCCTGACTGAAAAGGCGATGTCCGCGCGGCCCGGTTATAAGGAGTACATCGAGTCCACCTCCGGCTTCCTGCCGCTGCCGCCCCGGCGGCGCGCAGGCGGGCACTGA
- a CDS encoding alpha/beta hydrolase has protein sequence MRTPDDREPEARRSGPAAKAVLTVAEAAGQTRGVALVLHGGRADSYEPVRGRHLSPARMLPFARDLNRQGGPHGLAVWTLRNRYRGWNGEDMSPVQDARWALSRISREHPGAPVYLLGHSMGGLTALCVADDPQVQAVVALAPWLDRTTPVAPVAGRRILIVHGTADRWTSPARSLDFARRADGVAASVDYVALTGAGHFMFRRVALWNALARDFILDAFGADTGADVAGATDSIRSALRGSSPTAGSRLPVVL, from the coding sequence ATCCGCACCCCAGACGACCGCGAACCGGAGGCACGCCGCTCCGGGCCCGCCGCCAAGGCCGTGCTGACCGTCGCCGAAGCCGCCGGGCAGACCCGCGGCGTCGCCCTGGTCCTGCACGGCGGACGCGCGGACAGCTATGAGCCGGTCCGGGGCCGGCACTTGAGCCCGGCCCGGATGCTGCCCTTTGCCCGGGATCTGAACCGGCAGGGCGGCCCGCATGGATTGGCGGTGTGGACCCTGCGCAACCGGTACCGCGGCTGGAACGGGGAGGACATGTCCCCCGTTCAGGACGCCCGCTGGGCGCTTTCCCGAATCAGCCGTGAGCATCCAGGGGCGCCGGTGTACCTGCTGGGCCATTCCATGGGCGGCCTTACGGCCTTGTGCGTGGCCGACGATCCGCAGGTGCAAGCGGTGGTGGCGCTCGCGCCCTGGCTGGACCGCACCACCCCGGTCGCGCCCGTCGCGGGCCGCCGGATCCTGATCGTCCACGGCACTGCCGACCGCTGGACCAGCCCGGCCAGGTCCTTGGATTTTGCCCGGCGCGCCGACGGCGTCGCGGCCTCCGTTGACTATGTCGCCCTCACCGGCGCCGGGCACTTCATGTTCCGCCGGGTGGCCCTGTGGAACGCTCTGGCGCGCGACTTCATCCTGGATGCCTTCGGCGCGGACACGGGAGCCGACGTCGCCGGCGCCACGGACTCGATACGCAGCGCATTGCGCGGCTCCTCACCCACGGCCGGCTCGCGCCTGCCGGTGGTGCTGTGA